From Vicinamibacterales bacterium, a single genomic window includes:
- a CDS encoding phosphotransferase, whose protein sequence is MSLDAHPGNVPVPPAIDHYLERRRATLHAARVVPLTGDASDRRYFRVIGQDGTTSVLALYGTPFEYEKLTFVNVAELLRQVPLPVPAILDHAGDLGLLRLQDLGDVTLQAHLGAASPSEHAASYRQAVSYIEVLQRRGRELESARFTPYSLAFDVEKLTWELEFFVKHFIEAYRGLEVPTPTRTAIREEWKPIVDELAAEPQVLCHRDYHSRNLMPHQDELYIIDFQDARLGPDTYDLASLLRDSYVDFTEETVEDLVAFFLALRGRHGRDGEAGSFGAYQADFRRRFDLMALQRNLKALGTFGYQTTTRQNTVYIQYMPRTLRHVRRNLQRYPRFGRLRELLATFVEALA, encoded by the coding sequence ATGAGCCTCGATGCACATCCCGGGAACGTCCCGGTTCCACCAGCCATCGATCACTATCTCGAACGACGACGGGCGACGCTCCACGCTGCACGGGTCGTTCCCCTGACGGGTGATGCGTCGGACCGCCGGTACTTCCGCGTCATCGGCCAGGACGGCACCACGTCGGTGCTCGCGCTCTACGGCACACCGTTCGAGTACGAGAAGCTCACGTTCGTGAACGTGGCAGAACTGCTGCGGCAGGTACCGCTGCCCGTCCCGGCCATCCTCGATCACGCCGGCGATCTCGGCCTGCTCCGCCTGCAGGATCTGGGCGATGTGACGCTCCAGGCACACCTCGGCGCGGCGTCGCCCAGCGAGCACGCGGCGTCGTACCGGCAGGCCGTGAGCTACATCGAGGTCCTCCAGCGCCGAGGCCGCGAGCTGGAGTCCGCCCGCTTCACACCGTACTCGCTCGCGTTCGACGTCGAGAAGCTGACGTGGGAACTGGAGTTCTTCGTCAAGCACTTCATCGAGGCGTACCGGGGTCTCGAGGTACCGACGCCCACGCGCACGGCGATCCGAGAGGAATGGAAGCCGATCGTCGATGAACTTGCCGCGGAGCCGCAGGTGCTCTGTCACCGCGACTACCACAGCCGCAACCTGATGCCCCATCAGGACGAGCTGTACATCATCGATTTCCAGGACGCGCGGTTGGGGCCCGACACCTACGACCTCGCCTCCCTCCTACGCGATTCCTACGTGGACTTCACCGAGGAGACGGTTGAGGATCTGGTCGCGTTCTTCCTGGCGCTGCGCGGCCGCCACGGGCGTGACGGCGAGGCCGGGTCGTTCGGGGCGTACCAGGCCGACTTCCGGCGCCGGTTCGATCTGATGGCGCTGCAGCGGAACCTCAAGGCGCTCGGCACGTTCGGCTATCAGACGACCACGCGGCAGAACACCGTCTATATCCAGTACATGCCGCGCACGTTGCGCCATGTCCGCCGCAATCTCCAGCGCTACCCGCGGTTCGGTCGGCTTCGCGAGCTGCTCGCCACTTTCGTGGAGGCGCTGGCCTAG
- a CDS encoding sugar phosphate isomerase/epimerase family protein — protein sequence MRFGISTHLYHEWPLSQDHLREIAEFGFREVELFATIGHFDYRSETAAVQLGDWLRETGLKLHSVHAPIVEHRLNGQWGPPLSTAAGAEQVRVHAVAEAIAAVQLARSVPFKYLVVHLGIPDDLKPPHDANTRGAAERSIEEIVAAAAPLGVQVAVEVIPNKLSAASAIVRMLEEDLDLPSPGAGICLDLGHAFLMGDLTDAIEIVGGEIVTTHVHDNGGKQDDHLVPFDGRIDWPTALMSLQKVGYEGLILFEVANTSTPREVLERTVLVRRRFEEVVAAV from the coding sequence GTGCGCTTCGGCATCTCGACCCATCTCTACCACGAATGGCCGTTGAGTCAGGACCATCTGCGCGAGATCGCCGAGTTCGGCTTTCGCGAGGTGGAGCTGTTCGCCACGATCGGTCACTTCGACTATCGAAGCGAGACGGCAGCCGTGCAACTGGGCGATTGGCTGAGGGAGACGGGCCTGAAGTTGCACTCGGTCCATGCGCCGATCGTCGAGCACCGGCTGAACGGCCAGTGGGGCCCTCCGCTCTCCACCGCGGCTGGCGCCGAACAGGTCCGCGTCCACGCCGTGGCAGAGGCGATCGCGGCCGTGCAGCTGGCGCGCTCCGTTCCGTTCAAGTACCTGGTCGTCCATCTTGGAATCCCGGACGACCTCAAGCCCCCGCATGATGCCAACACGCGGGGCGCGGCAGAGCGGAGCATCGAGGAGATTGTCGCCGCAGCGGCTCCCCTGGGCGTTCAGGTGGCGGTCGAGGTGATCCCGAACAAGCTGTCGGCGGCAAGCGCCATCGTCCGGATGCTCGAGGAAGACCTGGATCTGCCGTCGCCCGGCGCGGGTATCTGCCTCGACCTCGGGCACGCGTTCCTCATGGGCGACCTCACCGACGCGATCGAGATCGTCGGCGGTGAGATCGTCACCACACACGTGCACGACAACGGCGGCAAACAGGACGACCACCTCGTTCCATTCGACGGAAGGATCGACTGGCCGACCGCCCTGATGTCGTTGCAAAAGGTGGGCTACGAGGGTCTCATCCTCTTCGAGGTGGCCAACACCAGCACGCCGCGCGAGGTGCTCGAGCGGACCGTCCTGGTTCGACGCCGGTTCGAAGAGGTCGTCGCAGCGGTATGA